One region of Mycobacterium riyadhense genomic DNA includes:
- the usfY gene encoding protein UsfY codes for MGDTYRDPVDHLRTTRPLAGESLIDVLHWPGYLLIVAGVIGGVGSLAAFGSGHHTEGMTAGVVAISLAVVGLVWLAVEHWRVRRLADRWYAEHPEVRRQRLAS; via the coding sequence ATGGGGGACACGTATCGTGACCCCGTCGACCACTTGCGGACGACGCGGCCACTCGCGGGCGAATCGCTGATCGACGTGCTGCACTGGCCTGGGTATCTCTTGATCGTCGCGGGTGTGATCGGCGGCGTCGGATCCCTTGCGGCCTTCGGCAGCGGACATCACACCGAAGGCATGACGGCTGGCGTTGTGGCGATCTCGCTCGCCGTCGTCGGCCTCGTGTGGCTGGCGGTCGAGCACTGGCGGGTACGCAGGCTCGCCGACCGGTGGTACGCCGAGCATCCCGAAGTCCGAAGGCAGCGCCTGGCCAGCTGA
- a CDS encoding anti-sigma factor, which translates to MIDGDRRTSGRQRGHRAVELTVAARLENLAMLRTLVGAIGTFEDLDFDAVADLRLAVDEVCTRLIRSATPDAMLSLVVDPRDDELVVEASAACDTHDVVAPGSFSWHVLTSLADDVQTFHDGREPDASGSVFGITLTARRAASSR; encoded by the coding sequence ATGATCGATGGGGATCGGCGCACCAGCGGGCGCCAGCGAGGGCACCGCGCCGTCGAGCTCACCGTTGCTGCACGCCTGGAAAACCTGGCGATGTTGCGCACTCTGGTCGGTGCCATCGGCACCTTCGAGGACTTGGATTTCGACGCCGTCGCGGACCTGAGGCTGGCGGTCGACGAGGTGTGCACTCGGTTGATCCGGTCCGCGACGCCGGATGCCATGCTCAGCCTGGTGGTCGATCCGCGCGACGACGAACTCGTGGTGGAGGCCTCCGCGGCGTGTGACACTCACGACGTGGTTGCTCCGGGAAGCTTCAGCTGGCATGTCCTGACATCGCTTGCCGACGATGTCCAGACGTTCCACGACGGTCGCGAACCCGATGCCAGCGGAAGTGTCTTCGGCATCACCCTGACAGCCCGGCGGGCGGCCTCTAGCAGGTGA